The segment ATACAAGATGAGTCATCTCTTAACGTTGGCTTATTTGAAACTTTCTCATGCATCCACTACTCCTAAAGTCACAATCAAACTAATCTTTCAATAAAAAACAAACTAAGAagaattaacttaattaaaataaccGTCCATTCAATCGCTTAAATTAGAAATAGCtagtgaacatatatatatatgtagagaGAGATGAATAACAAAGTAAATAATGAATTCAACTAACTATGTGTATGAaaatcctttaaaataattcttGTTGACGCAAATATGtgcaattaaataaataaaataaggataTCCCAAAAGTTATAATGAAATCATAAGTATTCATTTAGTTTTAATTAGAGATCTTGAATTCAAGCATCAAATATTAAATCACTTTTTACAAGAGCCATTTATcaaaatcgaaaaaaaaaaacagcaagTTAGAACTTGGAAGGCAAAGGTATCAACCACAAATTCACTATTTAAGTAGATGAGACGTAACCCATGACTATTGGGGACTTAACTTATTTGACAAAGTTGAATACATATGGCTTCtattaaatgaattatcttTATGTAACTTTGCCAATTTGTAAAACTGCACCAATATATCATGGAATTGGAGCGACAATCAAGTCATCAATCAACAAATTGGGTTTttaattatcaagtttaaactCCTCATCAAATTTACTACATGtattagaaaaatattcttAGAATTTAGTGGGAATGGTTAATCTCATCTCCAAGTTATTTTACTACAtgtattagaaaaatatttttagaatttagTGGGAATGGTTAATCTTATCTCCAagttattgataattttaaattttctctcGAATAAGGGCTTGTTTGGATCgacttaaaaaatagtttttaagtcaaaaataaaaagtcaaactgaaatgaacaaataaaaagtaGGGGGAGACCTACatttgatttttgacttattttaagtcattttcaacttttcatttttgactttgtcaacttattttaattttttttgataaatttttagttaatttttatatttgtcaatagttcaaGAAGTCaaaatcttaattaaaaataggtTTGATCCAACTTTCAAGCTCATCCAAACACCCTCCAATTCAACTTAAATATACTCTCAAATAAGACACATGACATAACTAGTGGTGTCAAACTCTTGTAGGacttataataaaaaagttGAGAGAAGCGTTAAAAACACTCCAATAAACTTGACAAGAATTCACGGTGTATTGCACCCACGTGACAAGATCAAGAGTGTATTTAAGTTCAATCAGTCAAGTAGAAGCTGTTAATAGTTTCGGGCAGTGGCGGAGCCACGATTTTCAATAAGGGGATTCAAAATTCGAAGAAGTAAGCATATAAACTAATCGAAGGGGGTTCGACATCTATTATATAcatctgaaaaataattttaaccatgtatatataataatattttccatCGAAGGGGGTTCGACTGAACCCCTAAATACATGCTGGCTCCGCCCCTAATTCCGAggatgaaactaataattcatgtcaaatttaaaaagtgttttaatatttttcaattgactTTATATATCCACCCGTTTTGCTTTATTTGATTCCTATATCAAAAGagatatttaattcattttaacaaattaagattttcttttcatGCTACCTTTAAATTAATGAAGTGCTTCACCTGTATCTATCAAGCTTTTAAGACTCTTGCTAACAAGAAGTTTACAGAAACACGCAATAGGTCAAATAAGAATTCAAGTTGCCATAAGGTCttaccaaaaataatatttggacatgaatatttataactaaaataaatatagaatacTCAAAACTTTGACAAGCGAAAGTGTACGAGGAGAAACTTCTAAACTTTGAAAAATAGAAAGTTATTAAATCATGAAGCGCATGTAgtagaatttgaaaagttttgagcatttgaaattttaaaaaaacaataaatatctTAAACGTTAAAAACAATCATCGACTTTCAACTTATCAAGGTTTAATCTCCAAGATTTTGATGCAATGTAAAGTAGGTACTACATGTGGGATCCAAACCCAATATTGACTTCAACAATTGTTGTACGCAATTGTCAATGGTTGACAAGATTGACAAACAATTTTTAATTGACAACAAATGCTGAGAAACACAGCAATTGAAAGCTTTCGGTGGCACAATTTTGTCATATTGTGAATGGTTGCAGTGGCAAATTTCTTCTATAAAAATTGAGCTCACCAAGTTTGAGCGAAAAAACATTTTACAGCACATTGAGGGATTACATAAACTAAATAAGATATATAGTCTGTCAAGAAAAATAGAATgtgaataatattttagtaaagTGATAAATTAAAAGATTGTTATTTCTTTTAAGTATATTGTAATCGCTTTGAATAATATATTAGTGACTACACAATATAAAAGTTCTTTGCTCTAGTGATATCAATTGCTTTTCTTGATTTGtgattttccttatttaaaagagttttcacataataattttaattatatatatttgcgTTTTTCTAACACTATAGACCATTGAAATAATGAACAAATATGTGTAATAATGTGAAAAAGACTCTTTTTCACTCCTAACATGATCTCTTTTTATCTCAGGACAATGAAGTAAAACTttatgatttataaaaaaatcgaTGGACATTCGTTGATTGTGGCATAAACTTAAGTAGTAACTGGCAGACTTGATTATGTCATAAAATGGTGGGtcgattgaaaaaaataaacgaACTATTGATTAAAATCGACTGATCATCAttgattatataaaatatataaaataaaaatcacgaTCGAGTTTCACGacttttaagaaattataattaaaaaatcaccaaaataaattaattgagaaaaaaaatccaGAATAGTCCAGCacatggatttttttttaatcctaCAACTGATCTAAAACCAGAAAAAGAACTTGCAATGCTGTATCTGGCCATGCTCTAGGGTCCAAGTACTCAGTGCCATTGATTATCTATCCAGAATATTCAATGCATTATTGCACATGAGTTAGATTTCTGCATAGCAGTTtaatgtataattaatactcctttcgttcaaccgtgtttgtcCATTATTGATCTTGCACACTtcttaaaaaactataaatagaagcGTAGTGCTTAGAATATACTAAATAAGAAAATGCTTATTAACTCCTTGTGATTGCACTAAATAAAGCTTTTGGCTTATCACTATGTCAACAAAGGTTCTGTGAAGGGCTCTGGAAGTGAAGTTCTGAACTTTGTAAAACATGTAACAATGACTCCAACTAATGCAGCAACTCCCGGAATGAATCCCAATGAAAATCGCGTTACTGTGAAACATGGATATGCTGGATTGCACGATGCTGGTGTTACGCCTGCATAGGTGTAAACAGTTTCATTTCaaagatttaaatttcattCATGATATGCATACGTTTGAAGAGAACGAAAGATATAGCTTACTTTCGTATGACTCTAGAATGTACAGCATTACCCCACACAATACTTTCTCCACAAAGCCTAATGATCCATAAACAAAAGCAGATCCCTCAACTTCTTTATCAACTAGCTCACTTTCCATGCCTACTGAAGTTACCTGTTAACCACAAAAGAAAACAGAAACATCGCGATTTGACTGTCAAAATAGAAGAGTTTCCAGCTCTGAATTGCTAAATATAGGAGCCTGAGGACACTTTCTTGCATGAGTTAACTTAatgtacaaaaaaaatgaactgCAGCATACCATCATGAAGGCATTGGCGATTCCAATAACTACGGACAAGATGTACATAAAAACATTCATGTTAATCGGTAGGGAGAGTACTACTGCACTACAAAATAGCCACAGGAGGCCTCCTACTGAAAAGATGGCCTTCAATCTGTGATTGTTCCATTCGAGTTCCTACGTGCAACCAGAAAAGTAGTTAGCATACGCAAACAAAGAACAGGTCGAAAGTGAAGATCAAATGTGGAACAACCCCATAGAGAAAGAGAACCTGGAGAAAGATAGATGTAATGAAGCTGCACAAATAGATGATGGCAGGAACCTATTACATAATAACTCAGCCCGATTAGTATTATTTAACTGGAAGATACAAGTGTTGTCAATTTTATTCAACTCGATAACAATTCATACCAAAGCCTTGGAAGATTGGCTCATGTGTAGATCACTAATTACATAGAGAGCAAGAAACACCTGAGATTGCAAATATAAAACAGAAACTTAGAACAGAGAACTAATACATATGTGAATGATCGATAACATATAACTTAAAGAAGCTGGAAGAAAATTATAGTTACCTGAGATATATTCGTTACAACTCTAGTTAACACATAAATGCTAGCTACTCTATAATACAGGCCATTTTTCAACCATCGCTTCCAAGAAGAACCACGGCGATTTGTCTGGTGAGATACTTGTTTCACTCTGCACAAAAGATGCTTAACATTGTAATTTGTATCCTCATTAATGAAGTACATTCGAGCCTTCCAAATTAACAAGCGGACGAGTAGATAACAAACCTAGGCTCTTTAGTTCcaagatgaaataaaattacaaagaaGCATCCGATCAATACTGTGATAGTTGCCAACAAGTGGTACTGCAAAAGGAAGTGGTAAAGTACATTAACGAAAAGCACGTGCTCATGCATATAGAGGAACACTCCTGGTATTCATGTACCTGCTCTTTTATTTCAACTTGTTTCATGGAtgaattgaatatgaaaaatccAATTCCATACACGATTAGGCTTGCGACCTTCCCAATTATTGGTTCACAGTAACAAGACAAGAGGTAAAAGGTTAGTTTGGTTTATATAGTGATGAAAAGAATGGTGCAACAGAGTACCAACCATTGTAAAAGCATTGCGGCAGCTGACACATGCAACTCTGCTTGTTTGATCCAGGGTAAGGCCATTCACCATTGCCCTTCAACAGAGAAGGCCAAGAAAATGTAGAACACATTTATCATTTTAGCCAAATAATCGAATGATTCTGTAGTAAAGAAAAACGAACACGAAAGTTGAGATGATTACATATGTGATACTTGAGTACAAGACCATCCACCACTGAAGAGTATATCAAACATATAATATCCAATCATTTGCACAAGAGGCGTATCGATCCCAATAATTTTGCAAGGAACACAAACACCCCAAAAAAACGAATAAAATGCAGCAGAGACAAGAACAGTCCCCACAGCATGCCATATTTTGAAATGTCCAAATCTGTCTATCTGTTGAGGGaaacaaaacaagcaaaaaCAATTCATGATCGGAAAATTTCTAGTGCATATCAAAAGCTTTAAGTGAAATATATAACAACTTCTCATGATATTACATTACATTTctaatgaaagaaaaaagaaggatcgcaataaaaaaaataccagTTCTCCAGCAATTATGGTCATCGTTGCATCGGTGAATTGCGCTGTAATTGCAAGTGCTGCAACTTGTCTGTGAAATAGAACCAAATGAAGAGTCAAATCAACCAATCACACAAACAAGTATACTAAAGCCACTCATAGACTAACTCGATCCAAGACTTTGTAAGCCCTGAAATCAGGTATATTCTGATTAAATAATGCTCTAAACATTACACTTCCCTTTCCAAACTTTTTGATGTACATCACAATCCACTACAGCATCAAATTCATGAAATCCTTGTCACAACTCACAAGTAATAGTAGCAAAATCGAACAAAACTCTTTTATACCGAATTTAAATCCTTttaacatttgttttttttttccaacaaaaCAAAACCTACCAAGGTGTGTAATGGAATGGTAAAAGTCCCTCTACCTTTAACCAGGCGTCTCAGGTTCAAGTCTTCAGAATGAAATTCTCTCTTTagggaatttaaaaaaaaaaaagaatagcaAAACCAAGAGAATAATATTTACTAGCTACAACAAGATGTTCATACAAAACAAGTTGGAGAAAGTATATGCTTACTTTGGAGGCATTCCCATACTGGTCAAATAGAGCAAGAGATAAGTATACCAATAAGTTGATGTTATATCATTAAGCACATGCCCTACACCATATGCTAAAACAGACCATCTTCCCAATGGCTTTGCTTCTTCATTTTCCACATTGCTTCCAATCATGATGGAATAAGTTAAACTCCGAGAATTCAAATCCACTCGAGAAATCTCAAACCTGTTCTTATAACAAAATACAGTAGCAGCAAATatgctaaaaataaataaagtcttCTGCTGTTTGATGAAATGCGCAAGTTATTTCCATTGACAAACAGGCAACAGGAGTATCAATGTATATGATATGGACAAGAATCCCCCTTCCCATTCAGAAGCAaagatattattaaaaattgatgtGTGTTGACaactttcaattaattattactcCTTATGATGATTGCAGCAGTGTTTTTTCAATTATTGTCCATGCTGATTCAAGTTTTCCTATTACAAAGAAGAAGCCAATGTTATACACaactttttaaatgaaatttcacgtatattatattaagaatAATTATATAGTTGGTTGCATATTAATAAACTGACAGGCCACATCTCCAATTCTGTCTATCCCTGGCACAACAGGACTATGCAATTTTCTAGGCTTGCGTTTTCACTAAATGTGGGaataatgaaacaaaaaattgCCTATAGTAGCTGCAGCAAGATACTTCGCAAAAACGAATTCAGGATTTGATGCGTATGAATTCTCAATTTTAGTCGGAAGcaaatttaagattttaagTTTAGGAGTTCTGAATTTAGTTATTAGAAGTTTAGTGAGTTTTAAATGTAAAATGttatatttaatgaattgtAAGTACTTCTTTTGTACTATCTTATGTGACACTTTTCGCATTTGGAGATTCaagtaagtttattttttatcgtaagtttttcatagatccttttaacattttgacttatcaattattgtgacttatagtacTCTATACGTAgtttagaaatatataaatttcatttcaaaaagtttgaaaatccAATACGCAAATGTCCGATCAAAGTTAAATCGTTTAACTCTCGAAAAACGAAAAGTATCACGAAACAAAGGAGTACGAAATATGAATATAGGATTTGA is part of the Solanum lycopersicum chromosome 1, SLM_r2.1 genome and harbors:
- the LOC138337053 gene encoding uncharacterized protein, whose product is MIGSNVENEEAKPLGRWSVLAYGVGHVLNDITSTYWYTYLLLYLTSMGMPPKQVAALAITAQFTDATMTIIAGELIDRFGHFKIWHAVGTVLVSAAFYSFFWGVCVPCKIIGIDTPLVQMIGYYMFDILFSGGWSCTQVSHMAMVNGLTLDQTSRVACVSCRNAFTMVASLIVYGIGFFIFNSSMKQVEIKEQYHLLATITVLIGCFFVILFHLGTKEPRVKQVSHQTNRRGSSWKRWLKNGLYYRVASIYVLTRVVTNISQVFLALYVISDLHMSQSSKALVPAIIYLCSFITSIFLQELEWNNHRLKAIFSVGGLLWLFCSAVVLSLPINMNVFMYILSVVIGIANAFMMVTSVGMESELVDKEVEGSAFVYGSLGFVEKVLCGVMLYILESYESVTPASCNPAYPCFTVTRFSLGFIPGVAALVGVIVTCFTKFRTSLPEPFTEPLLT